A region from the Azospirillum fermentarium genome encodes:
- the larB gene encoding nickel pincer cofactor biosynthesis protein LarB, whose translation MTPADARAADEIRLDFARGERVGVGEAIFCAGKSAGQLAAILDAAAERQARFLLTRLSVEAHAALPDRHRGGLDYDPVSRTAFFGGAPAAGRGGVVAVVAAGTSDAPAAREAERTLRFNGVAPTMIFDVGVAGLWRLLERVEEIAAHRVVIAAAGMDAALPTVLGGLVPGVLIALPTSTGYGVARNGETALAAVLASCAPGIVAVNIDNGYGAAVAALRAVRPLP comes from the coding sequence ATGACCCCCGCCGATGCGCGTGCCGCCGATGAAATCCGCCTGGACTTCGCCCGCGGCGAACGGGTGGGGGTGGGGGAGGCGATCTTCTGCGCCGGCAAGAGCGCCGGGCAACTGGCCGCCATCCTGGACGCGGCGGCGGAGCGGCAGGCCCGGTTCCTGCTGACCCGCCTGTCGGTGGAGGCTCACGCCGCCCTGCCGGACCGGCACCGCGGTGGGCTGGACTATGATCCGGTGTCGCGCACCGCCTTTTTCGGCGGGGCTCCGGCGGCGGGGCGGGGCGGTGTGGTGGCGGTGGTCGCCGCCGGCACATCCGACGCCCCGGCGGCGCGGGAGGCGGAGCGCACCTTGCGTTTCAACGGCGTGGCCCCCACCATGATCTTCGACGTCGGCGTCGCCGGGCTGTGGCGGCTGCTGGAACGGGTGGAGGAGATCGCCGCTCACCGGGTGGTCATCGCCGCCGCCGGCATGGACGCCGCCCTGCCCACGGTGCTGGGCGGGCTGGTGCCGGGGGTGCTGATCGCGCTGCCCACCTCCACCGGCTACGGCGTGGCCCGCAACGGCGAAACCGCCCTGGCGGCGGTGCTGGCGTCGTGCGCGCCGGGGATCGTGGCGGTGAACATCGACAACGGCTATGGCGCGGCGGTGGCCGCCCTGCGGGCGGTGCGCCCGCTGCCGTGA
- a CDS encoding aldo-keto reductase family protein: MTAPTTTPATPRAAIARMKPATLPLGGLRPARRQSLPKPHDRLPLGLTGMTVSPLALGITTPDTVLAAYDMGINFFFLTSDLHWPLYQGLRDGLAELFRSRPSARDEVVVAVVSYLDQPLFNYLQFNEVIDSVPGLERVDVLMAGAVPSEANLYSRFNSLHGARSARHFGGQALGASFHHRPAALLSINANLLDVHFIRYNTSHPGAVTDIFPYARPDRTGLIFNFKSTMSQVTPEQFRKLGLDGRSWLPKTTDYYRFALTVPGMDGVLCSPQSPEQLNGIVEALNAGPLSAEEEAYMRWLSSSVNPQYF; encoded by the coding sequence ATGACGGCCCCGACGACCACTCCCGCCACGCCCCGCGCGGCCATTGCCCGGATGAAGCCCGCGACCCTGCCGCTGGGCGGCCTGCGCCCGGCCCGGCGGCAGAGCCTGCCCAAACCCCACGACCGCCTGCCGCTGGGGCTGACCGGCATGACCGTCAGCCCGCTGGCCCTGGGCATCACCACGCCCGACACGGTGCTGGCGGCCTATGACATGGGGATCAACTTCTTCTTTCTGACCTCCGACCTGCACTGGCCGCTGTACCAGGGTCTGCGCGACGGTCTGGCCGAGCTGTTCCGCAGCCGCCCGTCGGCCCGCGACGAGGTGGTGGTGGCGGTGGTGTCCTATCTGGACCAGCCGCTGTTCAACTATCTCCAATTCAACGAGGTGATCGATTCCGTGCCGGGGCTGGAGCGGGTCGATGTGCTGATGGCCGGCGCCGTGCCCAGCGAAGCGAACCTCTATTCCCGCTTCAATTCCCTGCACGGTGCCCGGTCCGCCCGTCATTTCGGCGGGCAGGCGCTGGGGGCATCGTTCCACCACCGGCCCGCGGCGCTGCTCAGCATCAACGCCAACCTGCTGGACGTGCACTTCATCCGCTACAACACGTCCCACCCCGGTGCGGTGACCGACATCTTCCCCTATGCCCGCCCCGACCGCACCGGCCTGATCTTCAACTTCAAGAGCACCATGTCCCAGGTGACGCCGGAGCAGTTCCGGAAGCTGGGATTGGACGGGCGCTCCTGGCTGCCCAAGACCACCGACTATTACCGCTTCGCCCTGACGGTTCCGGGCATGGATGGGGTTCTGTGCTCGCCGCAAAGCCCCGAACAGCTCAACGGCATCGTGGAGGCGCTGAACGCCGGCCCGCTGAGCGCGGAGGAGGAGGCGTACATGCGCTGGCTCTCCTCGTCGGTCAATCCCCAGTACTTCTGA
- a CDS encoding RiPP maturation radical SAM C-methyltransferase yields the protein MSDAPKRLKIAFVYPPYGPPNLANLGIAVLAGGVEQRGFHTRTFYWNYRLTQALDVADDTVRTAVYSQLTQRELFPWNEWVFIRTVYPDRLEPQIPQVLKRLEELDRRANTTDPALLPSRIILGLAAKVPALLDEMAAELEPYDVIGITTTFFQNGPALALAKHVKDRWPHKRVVLGGANCDGDMGPAVAEHFPFVDYVFSGEADLSFPEFVERLEAGSDVTGLPGLIHRDAAGQVVCGPPSQPVTDMNALPIPVFGDFIAERKKYGLYDHDTLVLPLESSRGCWWGAKHHCIFCGLNANGITYRHKDAERFQEEVRHIARTYDVKYLFMADNILSTRYYQSFVAWAKENGLNLNLFYEIKANMNRAQVAALSDAGITMVQPGIESLSTPVLKLMNKGIRGIQNIAFLKYAREYGIVPAWNVLAGFPGEDPFEYQKMARDVGKLTHLSPPNAVIDIEFHRFSPLYRDPERFGIRLVPHHNYSFLYPFPPEEVARHAYVFEVAGRGPHDLSYLRKLSQEVQDWVTAFRSGKTVLSWERQGDGILVRDRRDPRRGADYRLSGFAAQVLRACDGPTRIDTLLDAGGDAEADEASPYPIAPGRRWAGSGDTFRIVPASAPETPIAFTREDFAQDPRGTLAPLLDAGLLYEEDGLLLALPTHVSARPFNPGWKLIGI from the coding sequence ATGAGCGACGCGCCCAAACGCCTGAAGATCGCCTTCGTCTATCCGCCCTATGGCCCGCCCAACCTGGCCAATCTGGGCATCGCCGTGCTGGCCGGCGGGGTGGAGCAGCGCGGCTTCCACACGCGCACCTTCTATTGGAACTACCGCCTGACCCAGGCGCTGGACGTGGCCGACGACACGGTGCGCACCGCCGTCTACAGCCAGCTCACCCAGCGCGAGCTGTTTCCGTGGAACGAATGGGTCTTCATCCGCACCGTCTATCCCGACCGGCTGGAACCCCAGATTCCCCAGGTGCTCAAACGGCTGGAGGAACTGGACCGGCGGGCCAACACCACCGACCCCGCGCTGCTGCCCAGCCGCATCATCCTGGGGCTGGCGGCCAAGGTTCCGGCCCTGCTGGACGAGATGGCGGCGGAACTGGAGCCGTACGACGTCATCGGCATCACCACCACCTTCTTCCAGAACGGGCCGGCGCTGGCGCTGGCCAAGCACGTCAAGGACCGCTGGCCGCACAAGCGGGTGGTGCTGGGCGGGGCCAACTGCGACGGGGACATGGGACCGGCGGTGGCCGAGCATTTTCCCTTCGTCGATTACGTGTTCTCGGGCGAAGCCGACCTGTCCTTCCCCGAATTCGTGGAACGGCTGGAGGCGGGGTCCGACGTGACCGGGCTGCCGGGGCTGATCCACCGCGACGCCGCCGGGCAGGTGGTGTGCGGCCCGCCGTCACAGCCGGTGACGGACATGAACGCCCTGCCCATCCCCGTGTTCGGCGATTTCATCGCCGAGCGGAAGAAATACGGCCTGTACGATCACGATACGCTGGTGCTGCCGCTGGAATCGTCGCGCGGCTGCTGGTGGGGGGCAAAGCACCACTGCATCTTCTGCGGCCTGAACGCCAACGGCATCACTTATCGCCACAAGGACGCCGAACGGTTCCAGGAGGAGGTGCGCCACATCGCCCGCACCTATGACGTCAAATACCTGTTCATGGCCGACAACATCCTGTCCACCCGCTATTACCAGAGCTTCGTCGCGTGGGCGAAGGAGAACGGGCTGAACCTCAACCTGTTCTACGAGATCAAGGCGAACATGAACCGCGCCCAGGTGGCGGCCCTGTCGGATGCCGGCATCACCATGGTGCAGCCGGGGATCGAAAGCCTGTCCACGCCCGTGCTGAAGCTGATGAACAAGGGCATCCGCGGCATCCAGAACATCGCGTTCCTGAAATACGCCCGCGAATACGGCATCGTGCCGGCGTGGAACGTGCTGGCCGGCTTCCCCGGCGAAGACCCGTTCGAATACCAGAAGATGGCCCGCGACGTGGGCAAGCTGACCCATCTCAGCCCGCCCAACGCGGTGATCGACATCGAATTCCACCGCTTCAGCCCGCTCTACCGCGACCCGGAACGGTTCGGCATCCGGCTGGTGCCGCACCACAACTACAGCTTCCTCTATCCCTTCCCGCCGGAGGAGGTGGCCCGCCACGCCTATGTGTTCGAGGTGGCGGGGCGCGGGCCGCACGACCTGTCCTACCTGCGCAAGCTGAGCCAGGAGGTGCAGGACTGGGTGACCGCGTTCCGCAGCGGCAAGACGGTGCTGAGCTGGGAGCGGCAGGGTGACGGGATCCTGGTCCGCGACCGCCGCGATCCCCGCCGCGGGGCCGATTACCGTCTGTCGGGCTTCGCCGCCCAGGTGCTGCGCGCCTGCGACGGCCCCACCCGCATCGACACCCTGCTGGATGCCGGCGGGGATGCGGAAGCGGACGAGGCATCCCCCTATCCCATCGCGCCGGGACGCCGCTGGGCCGGATCGGGGGACACGTTCCGCATCGTGCCGGCCTCCGCCCCGGAAACCCCCATCGCCTTCACCCGCGAGGACTTCGCGCAAGACCCCCGCGGCACCCTGGCCCCGCTGCTCGACGCCGGGCTGCTGTACGAAGAGGACGGGCTGCTGCTGGCCCTGCCCACGCACGTCAGCGCCCGGCCCTTCAATCCGGGGTGGAAGCTGATCGGGATCTGA
- a CDS encoding lanthionine synthetase LanC family protein, with protein MTATTTVTPPPPDGEAAVFLEVAAAIGRRLAMTAVWNGDRCNWLGWAYHAEGERITPVYRAMGPALGDGTAGIGLFLAELWRATGDPLVRQAARGALAHAARHLDDGGGAVADGLYTGRSAAAIAFTLAARALGDEQWDEAARLALSGLSNTVTKPQPPDLYGGRAGAALALLDAAAAANDTALRTAAFAHGRQLVESARRGPHGASWATAPDQPHPDLVGGPHGAGGIAVALLELHAAGGDEAFRDTALSALAYETAHFDPHWRLWPDLRLDAGPANLLAANPARYPVAWVHGAVGVGLVRLRLRTLLPERAETDAEIRDAVNAALATLVPPALPAISFAQASGAAGNAAFVLQAAAALGQPEWRDYALYAARHGVQAHAAPRVPWPCGGPPNGETPNLLFGLAGIGRFYLELADPERVRSLLTFTPRPQPADLPVPVAPPPAPEPPEPEPPAPEPLPSPPVETEKAAETPKEHGATPRKPTARPRKPRGTRTRKTTPGTSDKDDTTK; from the coding sequence ATGACTGCGACGACGACTGTAACCCCGCCCCCGCCGGACGGCGAGGCCGCCGTCTTTCTGGAGGTGGCCGCCGCCATCGGCCGCCGGCTGGCCATGACCGCGGTGTGGAACGGCGACCGGTGCAACTGGCTCGGCTGGGCCTACCACGCCGAGGGCGAGCGGATCACCCCCGTGTACCGCGCCATGGGGCCGGCGCTGGGTGACGGCACCGCCGGCATCGGTCTGTTCCTGGCCGAGCTGTGGCGGGCGACCGGCGACCCGCTGGTGCGGCAGGCGGCCCGCGGCGCCCTGGCCCACGCCGCCCGCCATCTGGATGATGGGGGGGGAGCCGTTGCGGATGGCCTTTACACCGGCCGTTCCGCCGCCGCCATCGCCTTCACCCTGGCCGCCCGCGCCCTGGGGGACGAGCAGTGGGACGAGGCCGCCCGCCTCGCCCTGTCCGGCCTGAGCAACACCGTGACCAAACCGCAGCCGCCCGACCTGTACGGCGGACGGGCGGGGGCGGCGCTGGCGCTGCTGGATGCCGCCGCGGCGGCGAACGACACGGCGCTGCGCACGGCGGCGTTCGCGCATGGCCGCCAGTTGGTGGAAAGCGCCCGCCGCGGCCCCCACGGGGCGTCGTGGGCCACCGCCCCGGACCAGCCCCATCCCGATCTCGTGGGTGGCCCCCACGGGGCGGGCGGCATCGCGGTGGCGCTGCTGGAACTGCACGCCGCCGGGGGGGACGAAGCCTTCCGCGACACGGCCCTGAGCGCGCTGGCGTATGAGACGGCGCATTTCGATCCCCACTGGCGGCTGTGGCCCGACCTGCGGCTGGACGCCGGCCCGGCGAACCTGCTGGCGGCCAACCCGGCCCGCTATCCCGTGGCCTGGGTTCACGGGGCGGTGGGGGTGGGTCTGGTGCGCCTGCGCCTGCGCACGCTGCTGCCGGAGCGGGCGGAAACCGACGCCGAGATCCGCGACGCGGTGAACGCCGCCCTCGCCACGCTGGTGCCCCCGGCCCTTCCCGCCATCAGCTTCGCCCAGGCCAGCGGCGCCGCCGGCAACGCCGCGTTCGTGCTGCAGGCCGCGGCGGCGCTGGGGCAGCCGGAATGGCGGGACTACGCCCTCTACGCCGCCCGTCACGGGGTGCAGGCCCACGCCGCCCCGCGGGTGCCCTGGCCCTGCGGCGGCCCGCCCAACGGCGAGACGCCCAATCTGCTGTTCGGTCTGGCCGGCATCGGACGGTTCTATCTGGAACTGGCCGATCCCGAACGGGTGCGCAGCCTGCTGACCTTCACCCCCCGCCCCCAGCCGGCGGACCTGCCGGTGCCGGTGGCGCCGCCCCCGGCCCCCGAGCCGCCCGAGCCCGAACCGCCCGCGCCGGAGCCGCTCCCCTCCCCTCCGGTGGAAACGGAAAAAGCGGCGGAAACGCCCAAGGAGCACGGGGCCACACCCCGGAAACCCACGGCCCGGCCCCGCAAGCCCCGCGGCACCCGGACCAGAAAGACCACCCCCGGCACGAGCGACAAGGACGACACGACGAAATGA
- a CDS encoding adenine nucleotide alpha-hydrolase family protein encodes MPMHEALRTVLGGCRDPLVAVSGGVDSLTLASFAHRTLGGVRMAHAVSPAVPQAATARVRALAGDQGWHLSVVEAGEFSDARYLANPVNRCFYCKTNLYERLAGLGGGGTVLSGANLDDLGDYRPGLAAAADHGVRHPFIEAGMDKAAVRALARALGLGEVAELPASPCLSSRVETGLPITPASLALVERVEGWLAAEHGAAVVRCRVRPGGLEIELGETDLARIGGDALAAALRRAHPAAAGMDIRVSPYRRGSAFVGDKRVVRP; translated from the coding sequence ATGCCGATGCATGAGGCCCTGCGCACCGTTCTGGGCGGGTGCCGCGACCCGCTGGTGGCCGTGTCGGGCGGGGTGGATTCCCTGACGCTGGCCAGTTTCGCCCACCGTACCCTGGGCGGGGTGCGCATGGCCCACGCCGTGTCCCCCGCCGTGCCGCAGGCGGCGACCGCCCGCGTCCGCGCCCTGGCCGGCGATCAGGGCTGGCACCTGTCGGTGGTGGAGGCGGGGGAATTTTCCGATGCCCGCTATCTGGCGAACCCGGTCAACCGCTGCTTCTATTGCAAGACCAACCTGTACGAACGGCTGGCCGGGCTGGGCGGCGGCGGCACGGTGCTGTCGGGGGCCAATCTGGACGATCTGGGCGATTACCGCCCCGGTCTGGCGGCGGCGGCGGATCACGGGGTGCGCCATCCCTTCATCGAGGCCGGCATGGACAAGGCGGCGGTGCGGGCCCTGGCCCGCGCGCTGGGGCTGGGGGAGGTGGCGGAGCTTCCGGCATCCCCCTGCCTGTCCAGCCGGGTGGAAACCGGCCTGCCCATCACGCCCGCGTCCCTGGCCCTGGTGGAGCGGGTGGAAGGTTGGCTGGCCGCCGAGCACGGCGCCGCGGTGGTCCGCTGCCGCGTGCGCCCCGGCGGGCTGGAGATCGAACTGGGCGAGACGGATCTGGCCCGCATCGGCGGCGATGCCCTGGCCGCCGCCCTGCGCCGGGCGCACCCGGCGGCGGCGGGGATGGACATCCGCGTGTCCCCCTACCGCCGCGGATCGGCCTTCGTCGGCGACAAGCGGGTGGTGCGGCCATGA
- a CDS encoding LarC family nickel insertion protein gives MDQQIYSDIQSIHLDAVGGVAGDMFAAALLNARPGLWPAVAAAVAALGLPAAVDVRTEDVNDGVLTGTRFHVDEGPSRTGHHHHHGHGHHDHDHHHHHDHDHDHDHGHTPWHVIRARLVAAPLMPAVREHAVGIFTRLAEAEAAVHGVSPDDVAFHEVGAIDSLVDIVAAAALIAALGPVAWTAGPLPRGSGLVTTAHGILPVPAPATARLLAGFDLSDDDETGERITPTGAAILAWLKPSQAPAPAPRRLLSAGTGFGTRRLKRRPNILRALLFAAAQPAAAPSGGEDAVSVLRFEVDDQTGEDLAVALDRIRALPGVLDVCQWPVFGKKGRMGAAVQILARPDTAAAAESLALAETTTLGVRCHRAVRSVLPRAATDVGGVPVKVARRPGGAVTAKVEMDALAGIAGAGHRARRRAAAERAALAAVDETEAPDADA, from the coding sequence ATGGACCAACAGATCTATTCCGATATTCAGAGCATTCATTTGGATGCTGTCGGCGGTGTTGCCGGTGATATGTTCGCGGCGGCCCTTCTGAACGCCCGGCCCGGCCTGTGGCCGGCGGTGGCCGCCGCGGTCGCGGCGCTGGGCCTTCCCGCCGCGGTGGATGTGCGGACCGAGGACGTCAACGACGGCGTGCTGACCGGCACACGCTTCCATGTGGATGAGGGGCCTTCCCGGACCGGCCACCACCATCACCACGGTCATGGTCATCATGACCATGATCATCACCATCATCACGACCATGACCATGACCATGACCATGGGCACACCCCGTGGCACGTCATCCGGGCGCGGCTGGTGGCGGCGCCGCTGATGCCGGCGGTGCGGGAGCATGCGGTGGGCATCTTCACCCGCCTGGCCGAGGCGGAAGCAGCGGTGCATGGCGTATCCCCCGACGACGTGGCCTTTCACGAGGTGGGGGCCATCGATTCCCTGGTGGACATCGTGGCGGCGGCGGCGCTGATCGCGGCGCTGGGGCCGGTGGCGTGGACGGCGGGGCCGCTGCCGCGCGGGTCGGGGCTGGTCACCACCGCCCACGGCATCCTGCCGGTTCCAGCTCCGGCCACCGCCCGGCTGCTGGCCGGCTTCGACCTGTCCGACGACGACGAGACGGGGGAACGGATCACCCCCACCGGGGCGGCGATCCTGGCGTGGCTGAAACCGTCGCAGGCCCCGGCCCCGGCCCCGCGGCGGCTGCTGTCCGCCGGCACCGGGTTCGGCACCCGGCGGCTGAAGCGCCGGCCCAACATCCTGCGCGCGCTGCTGTTCGCCGCCGCCCAGCCCGCCGCCGCCCCGTCCGGCGGGGAGGACGCGGTGAGTGTCCTGCGGTTCGAGGTGGACGACCAGACGGGGGAGGATCTGGCGGTGGCCCTGGACCGCATCCGCGCCCTGCCCGGTGTGCTCGACGTGTGCCAATGGCCGGTGTTCGGCAAGAAGGGGCGCATGGGGGCCGCGGTGCAGATCCTGGCCCGCCCGGACACGGCGGCGGCGGCGGAATCCCTGGCGCTGGCGGAAACCACCACCCTGGGCGTGCGCTGCCACCGGGCGGTCCGGTCGGTGCTGCCGCGGGCGGCCACCGACGTCGGCGGCGTGCCGGTGAAGGTGGCCCGGCGCCCCGGTGGTGCCGTGACCGCCAAGGTGGAAATGGATGCCCTGGCCGGCATCGCCGGGGCCGGTCACCGCGCCCGGCGGCGGGCGGCGGCGGAGCGGGCGGCCCTGGCCGCGGTGGACGAGACGGAGGCACCCGATGCCGATGCATGA